In Halopseudomonas xinjiangensis, a single genomic region encodes these proteins:
- the mlaE gene encoding lipid asymmetry maintenance ABC transporter permease subunit MlaE: MNAAANRLARLGRSGIDLVSALGRAGVFLFLALFGRTRFGKSWQLLLRQLFAVGVLSLPIIIVSGLFIGMVLALQGYNILVSYGSEQAVGQMVALTLLRELGPVVTGLLFAGRAGSALTAEIGLMKTTEQLSSLEMIGVDPLKYVVAPRLWAGFISMPLLSLIFCVVGIWGGAMVAVDWLGVYSGSYWVNMQNAVQFGDDVLNGLIKALVFAFVITWIAVFQGYDCEPTSEGISRATTRTVVYASLAVLGLDFILTALMF; this comes from the coding sequence ATGAATGCCGCGGCCAATCGACTGGCCCGGCTCGGGCGTTCCGGGATCGACCTTGTTTCTGCGCTGGGGCGTGCCGGCGTATTCCTCTTTCTCGCCCTGTTCGGTCGCACCCGTTTCGGCAAGAGCTGGCAGCTGTTGCTGCGCCAATTGTTCGCGGTGGGCGTGCTGTCACTGCCGATCATTATCGTTTCCGGGCTGTTCATCGGTATGGTGCTGGCGCTGCAGGGCTACAACATTCTGGTCAGCTATGGTTCCGAGCAAGCGGTGGGGCAGATGGTGGCGCTGACGCTGCTGCGCGAGCTCGGCCCGGTAGTGACCGGTCTGCTGTTTGCTGGTCGCGCGGGTTCGGCCTTGACTGCGGAAATCGGCCTGATGAAGACCACCGAGCAGTTGTCGAGTCTGGAGATGATCGGCGTCGACCCGCTCAAGTATGTCGTCGCCCCGCGGTTGTGGGCCGGCTTCATTTCCATGCCGCTGCTTTCGCTGATCTTCTGCGTCGTCGGGATCTGGGGTGGCGCCATGGTCGCCGTGGACTGGTTGGGGGTATACTCCGGCTCCTACTGGGTCAACATGCAGAACGCCGTCCAGTTTGGTGATGACGTCCTTAACGGGCTCATCAAGGCGCTGGTGTTCGCTTTCGTCATTACCTGGATCGCCGTATTCCAGGGTTACGATTGCGAGCCGACTTCCGAGGGCATCAGCCGCGCGACGACCCGGACTGTCGTCTATGCGTCTCTGGCCGTGCTCGGCCTGGACTTCATTCTCACCGCTCTGATGTTCTGA
- a CDS encoding MlaC/ttg2D family ABC transporter substrate-binding protein, protein MRTLFRFAAVLMLSLPWLAHAAQTPQQVVEDTSRKVMDVLDANRETYRKDTEAFLQGLNQVLDPVVDFDGIARSVMTVRYSRSASEEQMQRFIETFKRSMVQFYGNALLEFDSGDIKVLPPNNRDQQGPDRASVNMEIRADNGNVYPVTYTMVNLDGQWKVRNVIVEGINIGLLFRDQFAQAMQANRNDLDAVIDNWGGVVAQSRETVEKKVAE, encoded by the coding sequence ATGCGCACTTTATTCAGGTTTGCCGCTGTATTGATGCTGTCACTGCCCTGGCTGGCGCATGCTGCCCAGACACCTCAACAGGTGGTTGAAGATACATCCCGAAAAGTGATGGACGTCCTGGACGCCAACCGGGAAACCTATCGCAAGGATACCGAAGCCTTCCTGCAGGGCCTCAATCAGGTTCTCGACCCGGTCGTGGATTTCGACGGCATTGCCCGCAGCGTCATGACCGTGCGGTACAGCCGCAGCGCGAGCGAAGAGCAAATGCAGCGTTTCATCGAGACGTTCAAGCGCAGCATGGTGCAGTTCTACGGTAACGCACTGCTTGAGTTCGATAGCGGCGACATCAAGGTGCTGCCACCGAACAACCGCGACCAGCAGGGTCCGGATCGGGCCAGTGTGAACATGGAGATTCGCGCGGACAACGGCAACGTTTACCCGGTCACCTACACCATGGTCAATCTGGACGGACAGTGGAAGGTGCGCAATGTCATTGTCGAAGGCATCAACATCGGTCTGCTGTTCCGCGATCAGTTCGCCCAGGCCATGCAGGCCAACCGCAACGACCTGGATGCCGTGATCGATAACTGGGGTGGCGTCGTCGCGCAGTCGCGCGAGACTGTCGAGAAAAAGGTTGCCGAATGA
- a CDS encoding KpsF/GutQ family sugar-phosphate isomerase, whose amino-acid sequence MPEFDFIASAQRTINLERDAVHTLLTRLDEHFERACEVLLASSGRVVVTGMGKSGHIGRKIAATLASTGTPAFFVHPGEASHGDMGMMTRDDVVIALSNSGNTAEVVTLLPLIKRLGIPMISITGNPDSTLARAAVANLNTAVDIEACPLNLAPTSSTTTALVMGDALAIALLEARGFSAEDFAFSHPGGTLGRRLLLLVDDIMHGGERMPLVAPETPLRDALLEMTRKGLGLTGVVDSAGQLSGIFTDGDLRRTLDNDVDMRSATIASVMTARCKTVQQGILAAEALKVMEDLKINGLFVVDQDGKPVGALNMHDLLRAGVV is encoded by the coding sequence ATGCCCGAATTCGATTTCATTGCCTCGGCCCAGCGCACCATCAATCTCGAACGGGATGCGGTGCACACGCTGTTGACCCGCCTCGACGAACACTTTGAACGCGCCTGCGAAGTGCTGCTCGCTAGCAGCGGCCGCGTGGTCGTGACCGGCATGGGCAAGTCCGGTCATATCGGCCGCAAGATCGCGGCCACGCTGGCCAGCACCGGCACGCCGGCCTTTTTCGTTCACCCAGGCGAAGCCAGCCATGGCGACATGGGCATGATGACTCGCGACGATGTGGTTATCGCTCTGTCCAACTCGGGCAATACCGCCGAGGTGGTGACCTTGCTGCCTCTGATCAAGCGTTTGGGCATTCCGATGATCAGCATCACCGGCAACCCGGATTCGACCCTTGCTCGCGCCGCAGTGGCCAACCTCAATACCGCCGTGGACATCGAAGCCTGTCCGCTGAATCTGGCGCCCACCTCAAGTACCACCACTGCTCTGGTGATGGGTGACGCCCTGGCCATCGCGTTGCTTGAAGCGCGCGGCTTCAGTGCCGAGGATTTCGCTTTTTCCCATCCTGGCGGCACGTTGGGGCGACGCCTGCTGCTTCTGGTCGACGACATCATGCACGGCGGCGAACGCATGCCGCTGGTTGCGCCCGAAACCCCTCTGCGGGATGCCTTGCTGGAAATGACCCGTAAAGGGCTCGGCTTGACCGGCGTGGTCGACTCGGCTGGCCAGCTCAGTGGCATCTTCACCGACGGCGACTTGCGCCGCACGTTGGACAACGACGTCGACATGCGCAGCGCGACAATTGCCTCGGTGATGACGGCTCGCTGCAAGACGGTGCAGCAAGGCATCCTCGCTGCCGAAGCGCTGAAGGTGATGGAGGACCTGAAGATCAACGGGCTGTTCGTGGTCGATCAGGATGGCAAACCGGTAGGCGCACTCAACATGCATGACCTTCTGCGAGCGGGGGTGGTATGA
- a CDS encoding ATP-binding cassette domain-containing protein — protein MAASSDYIVDMQKVTFSRSGRTIFNNVDIRIPRGKVTGIMGPSGCGKTTLLRLIGAQLRPDSGSILVNGRNIPRLGREELFEARQDMGMLFQSGALFTDLDVFENVAFPLRVHTSLPEDMVRDIVMLKLQAVGLRGAWKLMPDELSGGMKRRVALARAIALDPELMMYDEPFVGQDPISMGVLVRLIRLLNDALGLTSIVVSHDLAETASIADYLYVVGDGQVLGQGEPDELMNSENPRIRQFMQGEPDGPVAFHYPAQDYVQDLLGKGSKP, from the coding sequence ATGGCCGCTTCCTCGGATTACATCGTCGATATGCAGAAGGTGACGTTCAGCCGCTCGGGCCGAACCATCTTCAACAATGTCGACATCCGCATCCCTCGCGGGAAGGTCACGGGCATCATGGGGCCGTCCGGCTGCGGCAAGACTACCCTATTGCGCCTGATCGGGGCGCAGTTGCGACCGGACAGCGGTTCGATACTCGTCAACGGCCGGAACATTCCCAGATTGGGTCGTGAAGAGCTATTCGAGGCGCGCCAGGACATGGGCATGCTGTTTCAGTCCGGTGCCTTGTTCACTGATCTGGATGTGTTCGAGAACGTCGCTTTCCCACTACGTGTGCATACCTCTCTCCCGGAAGACATGGTTCGTGACATCGTCATGCTCAAATTGCAGGCGGTAGGGCTGCGTGGTGCCTGGAAACTGATGCCTGACGAGCTTTCCGGCGGCATGAAGCGTCGGGTGGCGCTCGCCCGTGCGATTGCGCTGGACCCGGAGCTGATGATGTATGACGAGCCGTTCGTCGGCCAGGATCCGATTTCCATGGGTGTGCTGGTACGGCTGATCCGTTTGCTGAACGATGCGCTGGGACTGACCAGTATCGTGGTATCGCATGACCTGGCCGAGACCGCGAGCATTGCCGATTACCTGTATGTCGTGGGCGACGGGCAGGTCCTTGGTCAGGGCGAGCCGGACGAGCTGATGAACTCGGAAAATCCCCGCATCCGACAATTCATGCAGGGCGAGCCCGACGGTCCGGTCGCATTCCACTACCCGGCACAGGATTATGTGCAGGATCTTCTCGGCAAGGGGAGCAAGCCATGA
- the mlaD gene encoding outer membrane lipid asymmetry maintenance protein MlaD produces MRTRTLELTVGLFILIGVLALVVLALRVSGLSSTTSGDTYRVYAHFDNVAGLTPRAKVTMAGVTIGQVTSIQFDKNRYTGFVEMAISSDVDTLPADSTASIVTAGLLGEKYVGISVGGEDDLLADGDEIHDTQSALVLEELIGRFLLNTVSTDD; encoded by the coding sequence ATGCGTACGCGTACTCTCGAGCTGACCGTTGGTCTGTTCATCCTGATCGGGGTGCTTGCCCTGGTTGTCCTGGCCCTGCGAGTCAGCGGCCTGAGTTCGACCACGTCCGGCGACACCTACCGTGTCTATGCCCATTTCGACAACGTCGCTGGCCTGACGCCTCGTGCGAAGGTGACCATGGCAGGTGTGACCATTGGCCAGGTTACGAGCATCCAATTCGACAAGAACCGCTACACCGGCTTCGTCGAGATGGCGATCAGCTCGGATGTCGATACGCTGCCGGCCGATAGCACTGCCTCGATTGTCACGGCGGGGTTGCTGGGTGAGAAATATGTCGGTATCTCCGTTGGTGGCGAAGACGATTTGCTGGCCGACGGCGACGAAATTCACGACACGCAGTCAGCACTGGTTCTGGAAGAGCTGATCGGGCGCTTCCTGCTCAACACTGTCAGCACAGACGACTGA
- a CDS encoding STAS domain-containing protein, protein MSVRLLADQADCLRLEGELDFSSAVTVRPELERRVAAAGPSVRLDFSGVTRVNSVGLSLILVAARVVEARQGSLTVSGMPAGLRSMAVVCGLDQWIESIAASGSAG, encoded by the coding sequence ATGAGCGTTCGCCTGCTCGCCGACCAGGCCGACTGCTTGCGGCTCGAAGGCGAACTCGACTTCAGTTCGGCAGTCACCGTCCGTCCGGAGCTTGAGCGACGTGTCGCTGCGGCAGGACCATCGGTACGTCTGGATTTTTCCGGCGTAACCCGCGTCAACAGCGTCGGCCTGTCATTGATACTGGTTGCTGCGCGCGTCGTCGAGGCACGCCAGGGTTCGCTTACCGTTAGTGGCATGCCTGCCGGGCTGCGAAGCATGGCCGTGGTGTGCGGCCTCGATCAGTGGATCGAGTCGATTGCCGCGTCGGGCAGCGCAGGTTAA